One Methanolobus sp. WCC4 DNA segment encodes these proteins:
- a CDS encoding cytochrome c biogenesis protein, giving the protein MLIDRKKERILAAITLPAMLIAIWMVFFYVPQMKGNAGEILDSSFKIFYFHLPIAIVSYVAFTVVFIASIMQLKGNSSKWDIVAHSAAEVGVVFAFLVLVTGSIWAKATWGWYWIWEPRLTTSLALFLVYLAYLMLRQALEEPEKRARLAAVFGIIGFLSVPLSFLSIRLWRSAHPLMFGGSSYGSSGGGLDGTSLQLTLMVNMLAFVLLFVSMLVYRINNEALKEELEEMQYQRS; this is encoded by the coding sequence ATGCTCATCGACAGGAAAAAAGAAAGAATACTCGCAGCCATAACGCTCCCTGCTATGCTAATTGCTATCTGGATGGTCTTTTTCTATGTACCCCAGATGAAAGGCAATGCCGGTGAGATACTTGACAGCAGTTTTAAGATATTCTATTTCCATCTGCCGATCGCAATTGTCTCATACGTGGCGTTCACCGTTGTTTTTATTGCAAGCATCATGCAGCTTAAGGGAAATAGCAGTAAATGGGACATCGTTGCTCATTCTGCCGCCGAGGTCGGTGTGGTATTCGCATTCCTTGTACTTGTCACAGGTTCCATATGGGCCAAAGCAACATGGGGATGGTACTGGATATGGGAACCCAGACTTACAACCTCACTTGCACTCTTCCTCGTTTATCTTGCCTACCTGATGCTGCGTCAGGCTTTAGAGGAACCTGAGAAGAGAGCACGTCTTGCGGCTGTCTTTGGTATCATTGGTTTTCTCTCGGTCCCGCTCAGTTTCTTGTCTATCAGGTTGTGGCGCTCAGCCCACCCGCTTATGTTCGGTGGCTCTTCATACGGGAGCAGCGGTGGGGGACTTGACGGTACATCACTTCAACTTACTCTCATGGTGAACATGCTGGCCTTTGTATTACTCTTTGTTTCAATGCTGGTCTACAGGATAAACAATGAAGCTCTTAAGGAAGAGCTTGAAGAAATGCAGTATCAGCGATCATGA
- a CDS encoding ABC transporter substrate-binding protein — MKRSLSILLAGMLLLGVVAISGCTDTKMEIAGTEGTTTDDELIAAVGTHGGEPESGFNPVTGWGYNHEPLIQSTLFKKDSNGALINDLATDHSVSEDGYTWTVTIRDDVTFHDGEVLTAEDVAFTFNTASEAGGSVDLSMLEKATATDDNTIEFKLSDDQATFINKLAVIGIVPEHAYDENYGQNPIGSGPYEFVQWDKGQQVILEANQDYYGDEPYFKKLTIVFMEADTAFAAAKSGQIDLAEIPASYAGQEVEGMKIVALESIDARGISFPTQPETGETSEDGYTIGNDVTSDVAIRKALNIGIDRQTLVDGALNGQGEEEFTGVDKLPWGNKEAIIEDGNVEEAKKILSNAGWEDTDGDGIVEKDGVKAEFTLLYAASAQERQALAVAVSEEAKELGINIIPEGASWDKIDTLALSTPVVFGYGSLDPTDLYLKYYSESYDPSSYNNIIMYSNPTVDSYLRTAITSSDQSIANENWQMAAWDGETGFSPKGDATWMWMATLDYLYIMDEDLDIGTPKIQPHGADIFGNILEWERTEN; from the coding sequence ATGAAAAGATCATTAAGCATTTTACTGGCAGGAATGCTATTACTAGGAGTAGTTGCAATTTCCGGATGCACAGACACTAAAATGGAGATAGCAGGTACTGAAGGAACAACAACAGATGATGAGTTGATCGCAGCAGTTGGGACACATGGCGGAGAACCTGAATCAGGTTTTAATCCGGTCACAGGATGGGGTTACAATCATGAACCGTTGATCCAGAGCACTCTTTTTAAGAAAGATAGTAATGGAGCTCTTATCAACGATCTTGCAACGGATCACTCCGTTAGTGAAGATGGATATACATGGACCGTCACAATAAGGGATGATGTAACATTCCACGACGGGGAAGTACTTACAGCTGAAGATGTAGCATTCACATTCAATACCGCATCAGAAGCCGGCGGAAGTGTGGACCTTTCCATGCTTGAAAAAGCTACAGCTACAGATGATAATACTATTGAATTCAAACTAAGTGACGATCAGGCCACATTTATCAACAAACTTGCAGTGATTGGAATTGTCCCTGAACATGCATACGATGAGAACTATGGTCAGAACCCGATCGGTTCCGGTCCTTACGAATTTGTACAGTGGGATAAAGGACAGCAGGTAATTCTGGAAGCAAATCAGGACTACTATGGAGATGAACCTTACTTCAAGAAACTCACCATTGTATTCATGGAAGCAGACACTGCTTTTGCAGCTGCGAAATCCGGTCAGATCGACCTGGCTGAAATTCCAGCATCCTATGCAGGTCAGGAAGTCGAGGGAATGAAGATAGTGGCTCTTGAGTCTATTGACGCCCGCGGGATCAGCTTCCCGACACAGCCAGAAACAGGTGAAACATCCGAGGATGGATACACAATTGGAAATGATGTAACATCTGACGTTGCCATCAGAAAAGCACTGAACATCGGAATTGACAGGCAGACCCTGGTGGATGGTGCACTTAACGGACAGGGTGAAGAGGAATTCACAGGTGTTGACAAATTACCATGGGGAAATAAAGAAGCCATTATTGAAGACGGAAATGTTGAAGAAGCTAAGAAGATCCTAAGCAATGCCGGATGGGAAGATACCGATGGTGATGGCATTGTAGAAAAGGACGGTGTCAAGGCTGAATTTACTCTTCTATACGCTGCCAGCGCACAGGAAAGACAGGCACTGGCTGTTGCTGTTTCAGAGGAAGCAAAAGAACTGGGGATCAATATAATCCCTGAGGGTGCAAGCTGGGATAAGATCGATACACTTGCTCTTTCAACTCCAGTCGTATTCGGTTACGGTTCACTTGACCCGACCGACCTATACTTAAAATACTACAGTGAGAGCTACGATCCTTCAAGCTACAACAACATAATAATGTATAGCAACCCGACCGTAGATTCCTATTTAAGAACTGCAATTACCAGTTCAGACCAGAGTATTGCAAATGAGAACTGGCAGATGGCAGCATGGGATGGAGAAACAGGATTCTCTCCAAAAGGAGATGCTACCTGGATGTGGATGGCAACACTCGATTACCTCTATATCATGGACGAGGACCTTGACATAGGAACTCCAAAGATACAGCCACACGGTGCTGATATTTTCGGAAATATCCTGGAATGGGAACGCACAGAAAACTAA
- a CDS encoding ABC transporter permease: protein MEVKIVNYRKLSIFMGKKALKLVFLLIVVCIASFWIVEQSPIDPVRAYIGEMSIQPEQKAKLEEYWGVNTPAHEKFLNWAENLLKGDLGTSLIYRMPVTDVVKERFAASLILMASSWLLSGVLGFILGIVAGMKNGTLIDKAIKVYCYILLAAPTFWLALIFLLIFAVNLGWFPVGLSVPIGVASEDVTFFDRIHHLILPTVTLSLLGVASIAMFTREKLIEVMESDYVLFAKARGEKGFDLVKRHGIRNVALPAITLQFLGFSELFGGAVLVEQVFSYPGIGQAAVAAGLRSDVPLLLAIVIVSAIFVYSGNLIADVIYEFVDPRIKQQEMRT from the coding sequence ATGGAGGTTAAAATTGTGAATTACAGGAAATTAAGTATCTTTATGGGGAAAAAAGCCCTCAAATTAGTTTTCCTTTTAATTGTTGTTTGTATTGCCAGCTTCTGGATCGTAGAACAATCTCCCATTGACCCGGTCAGGGCATATATAGGGGAAATGAGCATCCAGCCGGAACAAAAGGCAAAGCTGGAAGAATATTGGGGAGTAAATACTCCTGCACACGAAAAATTCCTGAACTGGGCTGAAAATCTACTCAAAGGAGATCTTGGCACTTCACTGATATACAGAATGCCTGTGACAGACGTTGTTAAAGAACGGTTTGCAGCTTCTCTTATACTTATGGCTTCTTCGTGGCTTTTATCAGGAGTACTGGGTTTTATTTTAGGAATCGTAGCAGGAATGAAGAACGGAACCTTAATTGATAAAGCAATAAAAGTTTACTGTTATATTCTGCTTGCCGCTCCAACATTCTGGCTGGCGCTCATCTTCTTATTGATATTTGCAGTGAATTTAGGTTGGTTCCCTGTTGGACTTAGTGTTCCTATTGGTGTTGCAAGTGAAGATGTGACCTTTTTTGACCGCATCCATCATTTGATACTTCCGACTGTAACCCTGAGCCTGCTTGGAGTTGCTTCTATTGCGATGTTCACCCGTGAAAAACTGATAGAGGTAATGGAAAGCGACTATGTGTTATTTGCAAAAGCAAGAGGTGAAAAAGGATTTGACCTTGTTAAAAGACATGGAATAAGAAATGTTGCACTTCCAGCCATCACATTGCAGTTCTTAGGTTTCAGTGAATTATTTGGAGGAGCTGTGCTGGTTGAACAGGTGTTCTCTTATCCCGGCATCGGTCAGGCTGCAGTGGCAGCAGGTTTAAGATCTGATGTCCCTCTGCTTTTAGCAATTGTTATCGTCAGCGCTATTTTCGTCTATTCAGGAAACCTGATAGCAGATGTGATCTACGAGTTCGTTGACCCAAGAATAAAACAGCAGGAGATGAGAACATGA
- a CDS encoding ABC transporter permease translates to MSTAVVTANRGLFKGFNLRQKTIMLISCLSVLLIAIVVSSTFIDDNALSTDFESKNLAPSLEHPFGTDWMGRDMFIRTLGGLGLSIVIGALASSISTMFSVILGLFSSIGKVEDSIVSWLVDLFLSIPHLLLIILISLGLGGGATGVIIAVALSHWTSLTRVVRAEIKQIKTQEYIHISRNFGRSRWWIAKNHILPHLVPQFVLGTIVMFPHAILHEASVTFLGFGLSPHQPAIGIILSESMKYLSAGYWWLAFFPGLSLLIVILAFDMIGENMGKLLDPKRAHE, encoded by the coding sequence ATGAGCACTGCTGTTGTAACTGCTAACAGAGGACTTTTTAAAGGGTTCAACCTGAGGCAGAAGACCATCATGCTGATAAGCTGTCTTTCAGTGTTGTTAATTGCAATCGTGGTTTCAAGCACATTCATAGACGATAATGCGTTGTCCACAGATTTTGAATCAAAGAACCTGGCTCCTTCCCTGGAACATCCGTTTGGAACTGACTGGATGGGAAGGGACATGTTCATACGAACTCTTGGTGGACTTGGCTTAAGTATAGTGATCGGAGCCCTGGCATCCTCGATCAGTACTATGTTCAGTGTGATCTTAGGTTTGTTTTCAAGCATCGGTAAGGTAGAGGATTCGATCGTCTCCTGGCTTGTGGACCTGTTCCTTTCAATACCACATCTTCTCCTGATAATTTTGATATCCTTAGGACTTGGCGGAGGAGCTACAGGAGTGATAATAGCTGTTGCATTATCACACTGGACAAGCCTTACACGTGTTGTAAGGGCAGAGATCAAGCAGATAAAGACCCAGGAATACATCCATATATCAAGGAATTTTGGCAGATCCAGATGGTGGATAGCTAAAAATCATATCCTTCCCCACCTTGTTCCTCAGTTCGTGCTGGGTACGATAGTAATGTTCCCACATGCGATCCTGCATGAAGCATCAGTAACATTCCTTGGTTTCGGACTTTCACCACATCAACCGGCAATCGGCATTATCCTGTCGGAATCGATGAAATATCTCTCAGCAGGATACTGGTGGCTTGCTTTCTTCCCGGGATTATCTCTTCTGATAGTGATACTTGCATTTGATATGATCGGAGAGAACATGGGAAAGCTACTGGATCCGAAAAGAGCACATGAATAG
- a CDS encoding ABC transporter ATP-binding protein, producing the protein MTDTSQLTNNNTERSDALLKVKDLSLSFTQYASGLRQTELKVISSLSMEAYSGEILAVVGSSGSGKSLLAHSILGILPSNAKLSGTMEYDGHDLTQKKKEELRGKEIVLIPQSTTYLDPLMRISSQVIGSVDDKDAESRKKLQKEIFNRYDLKPEVERMFPHELSGGMIRRVLVSTAVMSSSKIVIADEPTPGLDEKNLNETLGYFKDMANKGYAVILITHDIEAALKISDKIAIFYAGTILEIANTDDFSGEGEKLRHQYTKALWNALPQNKFQAIKGHQPMQDEVLDGCFFYERCTTRGEVCSKCVPELKLFNGGMVRCNNVS; encoded by the coding sequence ATGACAGATACATCCCAATTAACAAATAACAACACGGAGAGATCTGACGCTCTATTAAAGGTCAAAGACCTCTCACTTTCTTTCACTCAATATGCCTCCGGACTCAGGCAAACTGAACTAAAAGTGATATCCAGTTTGAGCATGGAAGCTTACAGTGGAGAGATACTAGCTGTTGTAGGTTCCAGCGGTTCCGGAAAAAGTCTTCTGGCACATTCTATATTAGGCATTCTTCCATCGAACGCTAAGCTTAGCGGCACTATGGAATACGATGGCCATGACCTGACACAGAAAAAGAAAGAGGAACTCAGAGGTAAGGAAATAGTCCTTATCCCACAATCAACCACATATCTTGATCCCTTGATGAGGATCTCCAGTCAGGTCATAGGAAGTGTTGATGATAAGGATGCAGAATCAAGAAAGAAGCTTCAGAAAGAGATATTCAATAGATATGACCTGAAACCTGAAGTCGAAAGAATGTTCCCTCATGAACTTTCAGGAGGAATGATCAGAAGAGTTCTTGTTTCAACTGCTGTGATGAGTTCGTCAAAGATCGTGATAGCAGATGAACCAACACCGGGACTGGATGAAAAGAACCTGAACGAAACTTTAGGCTATTTCAAGGATATGGCAAACAAAGGATATGCCGTTATTCTCATCACCCATGATATCGAAGCTGCATTGAAGATCTCTGACAAGATCGCCATTTTTTACGCTGGCACCATCCTTGAAATTGCAAATACAGATGACTTTTCAGGTGAAGGGGAAAAACTGAGGCATCAATACACAAAAGCGCTATGGAATGCCCTGCCACAGAACAAGTTCCAGGCCATAAAAGGTCACCAACCCATGCAGGATGAAGTGCTTGATGGCTGCTTCTTTTATGAAAGATGCACTACAAGAGGCGAAGTTTGCTCAAAATGCGTTCCTGAGTTAAAATTGTTCAACGGCGGAATGGTGAGGTGCAATAATGTATCTTAA
- a CDS encoding ATP-binding cassette domain-containing protein, with translation MYLKGENISFGYKESNLILEDVNISLGSGEVLGLVGDSGCGKSTLCRILAGYEKNYDGNISIDGNKISSGGYNPVQLIFQHPEKAVNPKWKMKDILKEGHEVSQDILEAFGIKDNWLNRWPNELSGGELQRFALARALGPKTKFLIADEITTMVDAITQAQIWESILSIVEELGIGVLVVSHDKSLINRLCHDVLYMSDLNRK, from the coding sequence ATGTATCTTAAAGGCGAAAACATTAGTTTCGGCTACAAGGAGAGTAATTTAATCTTAGAGGATGTGAACATTTCCCTTGGCAGCGGAGAAGTTCTGGGACTTGTGGGAGACAGCGGATGTGGGAAATCAACCCTGTGCAGGATACTGGCCGGATATGAGAAGAACTACGATGGGAACATAAGCATAGATGGAAACAAGATATCATCAGGCGGATATAATCCGGTACAGCTAATCTTCCAGCATCCGGAAAAAGCTGTTAACCCAAAATGGAAAATGAAGGATATCCTGAAAGAAGGACATGAGGTCTCACAGGATATTCTGGAAGCTTTTGGAATTAAGGATAACTGGCTCAACAGGTGGCCTAATGAACTTTCCGGAGGAGAACTTCAGAGATTTGCTCTTGCAAGGGCTTTGGGACCCAAAACAAAATTCCTGATTGCTGATGAAATAACCACCATGGTGGATGCTATCACACAGGCCCAGATATGGGAGAGCATTTTAAGCATCGTTGAGGAATTGGGTATTGGAGTTCTTGTTGTAAGCCACGATAAAAGTCTGATCAACAGACTATGCCATGATGTTTTGTACATGTCTGACCTGAACAGAAAATAA
- a CDS encoding heme exporter protein CcmB, with product MKKSLYIAAKDLKAEFRTKQMLNSMLIFSLIVIVIFSISFGDVLSQTELVGKLAPGVLWVAFTFAGTLGLSRSFAGEMENGCLEGLKLSPIDRSSIYIGKTISNAVLMFIVELVTIPIFIVLFNYNISNIPGLALIIFLGTFGFVSVGTLLSALSASTRAREIMLPVLLLPLIIPVIIPAVMATGTILTDGGISSISSELRLLIVYDLIFFVVGQLVFEYTVMD from the coding sequence ATGAAGAAAAGCCTCTACATTGCAGCAAAGGACCTTAAGGCCGAGTTCCGCACAAAGCAGATGCTCAATTCCATGCTCATCTTCTCACTTATCGTTATAGTCATTTTCAGCATCTCATTCGGTGATGTTCTAAGCCAGACCGAACTTGTAGGGAAACTCGCACCCGGTGTGCTATGGGTGGCTTTCACCTTTGCAGGCACCCTTGGACTTTCGCGCTCGTTTGCCGGTGAGATGGAGAACGGATGCCTTGAAGGACTGAAGCTCTCACCGATAGACAGGAGTTCCATCTACATCGGAAAAACAATATCAAATGCAGTACTCATGTTCATTGTGGAATTGGTTACAATCCCTATATTCATAGTGCTCTTCAATTACAATATCAGTAACATTCCCGGACTTGCACTAATTATCTTCCTCGGAACCTTTGGTTTTGTCAGCGTGGGAACCCTGCTTTCAGCACTCTCTGCCAGCACAAGGGCAAGGGAGATTATGCTCCCGGTGCTTCTGCTTCCGCTGATCATTCCTGTGATCATTCCGGCTGTTATGGCAACAGGAACTATACTTACAGATGGTGGGATAAGTAGTATTTCTTCGGAGCTCAGGTTGCTTATTGTGTATGATCTGATATTCTTTGTAGTGGGACAGCTTGTGTTCGAATATACTGTGATGGATTAG
- a CDS encoding ABC transporter ATP-binding protein, protein MAPMDSIISISGLSKSFGRRKALNNIDLVIGKGEFVAIFGPNGAGKTTLLKIMSTIVAPSKGTLLVNGTDARKSPEKIRGMIGAISHETYLYDELTARENLVFFAHMYGIDGSSIDDRVDAILKNVDLLPRADERAGSFSRGMKQRLSIARALLHQPGILLMDEPYTGLDQHAAANFERVLMGTGDSDVTRIMITHNIERAFELCDRMLIMDRGEIRFDRLKKDIGSVEQFKEQYLSIVGKDTDAEGISNL, encoded by the coding sequence ATGGCTCCAATGGACAGTATCATATCAATTTCCGGTCTTTCAAAGAGCTTCGGACGCAGAAAGGCGCTGAACAACATCGACCTTGTGATAGGAAAAGGTGAGTTCGTTGCTATCTTTGGTCCCAACGGTGCCGGAAAGACCACACTTCTTAAGATAATGTCCACAATAGTCGCTCCTTCTAAAGGAACTTTACTTGTGAATGGGACCGATGCCAGAAAAAGCCCTGAAAAGATAAGAGGAATGATTGGTGCCATATCCCATGAGACCTACCTTTACGATGAGCTTACAGCAAGGGAGAACCTCGTATTCTTCGCACACATGTACGGTATTGATGGCAGCAGTATCGATGACAGGGTGGATGCCATACTGAAAAACGTTGACCTTCTTCCGCGTGCAGATGAGAGGGCTGGTTCGTTCTCAAGGGGGATGAAACAGAGACTTTCCATTGCAAGGGCCCTGCTGCATCAGCCTGGGATCTTGCTAATGGATGAACCCTATACAGGACTTGACCAGCATGCAGCAGCTAATTTTGAACGTGTGCTCATGGGTACCGGAGATTCTGATGTTACAAGGATAATGATCACCCACAACATCGAACGTGCCTTCGAGCTATGCGACCGCATGCTCATCATGGACAGGGGAGAGATACGTTTCGACAGGCTGAAAAAGGATATTGGAAGCGTGGAACAGTTCAAGGAACAGTACCTTTCCATAGTTGGAAAAGATACGGATGCAGAGGGCATCAGTAATCTCTAA
- a CDS encoding molybdopterin-dependent oxidoreductase has translation MLNAKKQKVLLIRTVSILLFLILSSGCLEDPQEIVNTSGEATVLEASVFEGKTLTPISEQRNNAIKGTQYIDRDAYELRIYGLVDSPMSLSYEQLLAYPSDTRFVRMDCVEGWGFDAMWTGVTLNTLFNDTGVNDSATTVIFYSADGYSTGLELDYLVENDIMLAYKLNNVTLPADRGFPLQLVAEDKYGYKWAKWITSIEVTDEPYVGYWESAGYSNSADVGGPAFER, from the coding sequence ATGCTTAATGCAAAGAAGCAAAAGGTCTTGTTGATCAGGACCGTTTCTATACTTCTTTTTTTGATACTCAGCTCCGGTTGCCTTGAGGATCCGCAGGAGATAGTGAACACTTCAGGCGAAGCTACGGTACTCGAAGCCTCAGTATTCGAAGGTAAGACCCTCACTCCTATTTCAGAGCAGAGGAACAATGCTATCAAAGGAACCCAGTACATCGACCGGGATGCCTATGAGCTCAGGATATACGGATTAGTTGACAGCCCTATGAGCCTGAGCTATGAGCAGTTGCTCGCATATCCTTCAGACACCCGTTTCGTACGTATGGACTGTGTTGAAGGCTGGGGATTCGATGCAATGTGGACGGGTGTGACACTTAACACACTGTTCAACGATACAGGTGTCAACGACAGTGCAACTACGGTCATATTCTACAGTGCAGATGGCTATTCCACAGGACTTGAACTGGATTATCTGGTGGAGAACGATATCATGCTTGCCTATAAGCTGAACAATGTAACACTGCCTGCTGACAGGGGCTTTCCACTGCAGCTTGTGGCCGAGGACAAATACGGTTATAAGTGGGCGAAATGGATAACCTCGATCGAGGTTACTGATGAGCCATACGTGGGCTACTGGGAAAGTGCAGGCTACAGCAACAGTGCAGATGTCGGCGGACCTGCATTTGAGAGATGA
- a CDS encoding transposase — MEDICTVYKGVLFEDSIRNYVGKDNVSICRLLHSLNIDDIAQHVENNYYSNKDWHFKYRVSSMIKLTIVMCFRKLSFDKTISSLTDEEALLLRFVNTNDDISMPTGATLHHFVKYRLGENGFREIMQKVASRILDLTSSKDLKTDSTPIEASRYDKHSDYNPHYNCKMDKAHITLIGTCPLYMTYTKGLAHDSPQLEQHIEFLKRLNPEVDSYALDGAYDSFTNYADIWNDLNVNPTISLPSDAVVSEEGRIERINHWMNKMWKSGGDPHFPLNRKLKFLYKHGRSKQVGMYLRNQNMEDAEFQKKKGTRQDCERFHKHVKHILKFDVRSIRKGSRELYVTMNFVVYQLMLIANLQNKVKNPNSFANYV; from the coding sequence ATGGAGGATATTTGTACTGTGTATAAAGGAGTCCTCTTTGAGGACTCCATTCGAAACTACGTTGGTAAAGATAATGTGTCAATTTGCCGGTTGCTACATTCTCTTAATATCGATGATATCGCACAGCATGTTGAAAACAACTACTATTCCAATAAAGACTGGCATTTCAAGTATCGTGTTTCTTCTATGATAAAACTCACCATTGTCATGTGTTTCAGAAAACTCTCATTTGACAAAACTATCTCATCGCTAACAGATGAAGAAGCTCTGCTTCTTCGTTTTGTTAATACGAACGATGATATTTCAATGCCAACTGGAGCAACACTTCACCACTTTGTGAAATACAGGTTAGGAGAAAATGGATTCCGGGAAATAATGCAAAAAGTAGCTTCGAGAATACTAGATCTAACATCTTCAAAGGACCTAAAAACAGATTCAACACCTATTGAAGCTTCTAGGTACGACAAGCATAGTGATTATAATCCGCATTATAACTGTAAAATGGATAAAGCGCATATCACATTAATCGGAACTTGTCCATTGTACATGACGTATACAAAGGGACTGGCACATGATTCTCCACAACTGGAACAGCATATTGAGTTCTTGAAAAGATTGAATCCTGAAGTTGATTCATATGCTTTGGATGGTGCATATGATTCATTCACTAACTACGCAGATATCTGGAATGATCTTAATGTGAATCCTACAATATCCCTTCCTTCTGATGCTGTTGTCAGTGAGGAAGGAAGAATAGAGAGAATCAATCATTGGATGAACAAGATGTGGAAAAGTGGGGGAGACCCCCACTTTCCACTTAACAGAAAATTGAAGTTCCTCTACAAACATGGAAGGTCAAAGCAAGTTGGAATGTATCTAAGAAATCAGAACATGGAGGATGCAGAATTCCAGAAGAAAAAAGGGACAAGACAAGATTGTGAAAGGTTTCACAAGCATGTGAAGCATATTCTCAAATTTGATGTTAGATCAATCAGAAAAGGAAGCAGAGAACTCTATGTTACCATGAACTTTGTTGTTTATCAATTGATGCTGATTGCAAATTTGCAAAACAAGGTCAAAAATCCAAATTCATTTGCAAATTATGTGTGA
- a CDS encoding metal-dependent hydrolase, whose amino-acid sequence MVNTLSHLGIGLLIASVAGLNSRQIKVVAFMAILPDLDFILSTILLAVDEYLSHGVYNAMYYLMGHREFMHSLTFASIVIIYVWLRERDRLLTIASAAAIFSHVYLDYVTSWKMRPFFPFVTEATTIGAIDFFDPVVTVISFVPMIYILADRVKRNGIRNGSFKGGNGWFETLTSGSHSKMYRQLLIIFTVWCLFNPLAKAFLISAIEDAEGHDIGYQGSYPISPGKFLSAYQYNETHYRILTSSYWSGVEQSSFVPIYPDSGSEFSPYVSRARSLYDASLPGEVDYQVYSAYSSGANVTVIISDARNPYAQYWAYFKTEYVFVFDTDTGDYKAYIGRHGQHDRPVSRALFE is encoded by the coding sequence ATGGTAAACACTCTGTCCCATCTGGGAATCGGGCTACTGATAGCATCAGTTGCAGGACTGAACAGCAGACAGATAAAGGTAGTTGCTTTCATGGCAATTCTACCTGATCTTGATTTCATACTGAGTACAATATTACTTGCAGTTGATGAATACCTGTCCCATGGGGTCTATAATGCCATGTACTACCTGATGGGTCATCGGGAGTTCATGCATTCTCTGACCTTTGCATCAATTGTGATCATCTATGTATGGCTCAGGGAAAGGGACAGGCTATTGACAATAGCCTCTGCGGCGGCAATATTCAGTCACGTATATCTGGATTATGTCACAAGCTGGAAGATGAGACCGTTCTTCCCGTTTGTAACGGAGGCTACAACGATAGGCGCGATAGATTTCTTCGATCCAGTGGTCACTGTGATCTCATTTGTGCCTATGATCTACATCCTTGCGGACAGGGTAAAAAGGAATGGGATCCGAAATGGTTCCTTCAAGGGGGGTAATGGATGGTTCGAAACACTTACATCAGGCAGTCACTCAAAGATGTATCGCCAGCTTCTTATCATTTTCACGGTCTGGTGTTTGTTCAATCCGCTTGCAAAGGCATTTCTCATAAGTGCTATTGAGGATGCTGAAGGTCATGATATAGGATATCAGGGTTCCTATCCGATCTCTCCCGGCAAATTTCTCTCTGCATACCAATATAATGAGACCCATTACAGGATATTGACCTCAAGCTACTGGTCAGGGGTCGAGCAGAGTTCATTTGTTCCAATATATCCTGACAGTGGAAGTGAGTTCAGCCCTTACGTATCCAGGGCACGGTCCCTGTATGATGCCAGTCTACCGGGTGAGGTGGACTATCAGGTATATAGTGCCTATTCCTCTGGAGCGAATGTGACCGTTATCATCAGTGATGCCAGGAATCCTTATGCACAATATTGGGCCTACTTCAAGACCGAGTACGTTTTTGTGTTCGATACGGATACCGGGGACTATAAGGCCTACATAGGCAGACATGGCCAGCACGATCGACCGGTATCAAGGGCCCTGTTTGAATGA